A genomic window from Desulfovibrio legallii includes:
- a CDS encoding DUF1634 domain-containing protein yields MQTKDLRNEIKASPAQLRYADTLFYGALLGFVVLLISYALYVFGVLTPQIPLDEMPRLWTHSAAEYRAAGHIPQGWGWLALVTKGDICNFVGIAFLAALTILCFIQLAWTLAKHKEWLMMCIAIAEVLVLSLAASGVLVAGGH; encoded by the coding sequence ATGCAGACCAAAGATTTGCGTAACGAAATCAAAGCCTCTCCGGCGCAGCTGCGCTATGCGGATACCTTGTTCTACGGCGCGCTGCTGGGCTTCGTTGTCTTGCTCATCAGCTACGCGCTGTATGTTTTCGGCGTGCTGACGCCCCAGATTCCCCTGGACGAAATGCCCCGGCTGTGGACCCACAGCGCCGCCGAATACCGCGCGGCCGGGCATATCCCCCAGGGCTGGGGGTGGCTTGCCTTAGTGACCAAGGGCGATATATGCAATTTCGTGGGCATAGCCTTTCTGGCGGCCTTGACCATCCTCTGCTTCATCCAGCTGGCCTGGACCTTGGCCAAGCACAAGGAGTGGCTCATGATGTGCATCGCCATTGCCGAAGTGCTGGTGCTCAGCCTGGCGGCCTCCGGCGTGTTGGTGGCCGGCGGGCACTAG